From the genome of Helicobacter pylori, one region includes:
- the pgl gene encoding 6-phosphogluconolactonase yields the protein MGYQLFEFENLQDCHKVLIERFKEFFNTALKKHHQVSIAFSGGRSPVSLLQKLSVLDLKWHECLISLVDERIIDTSHDDSNTKLLHDYLLQNNALKASFIPLLPEKISSDTNALFNFANQHFKQPHLAILGMGTDGHTASLFPETSAFLNEEKENIVLTKPANAPYERLSMSINALENCEKLFLSISGAQKRGVLEKALKENAPYSLPIARILHSKKVTTEVFYAKH from the coding sequence ATGGGTTATCAATTGTTTGAATTTGAAAATTTACAAGATTGCCACAAGGTTTTAATAGAGCGTTTTAAAGAATTTTTTAACACCGCCTTAAAAAAGCATCATCAGGTTTCTATCGCTTTTTCTGGGGGCCGTTCGCCCGTTAGCTTGTTGCAAAAATTGAGCGTTTTAGATCTCAAATGGCATGAGTGTTTAATCAGTTTGGTGGATGAACGCATTATAGACACAAGCCATGATGATAGCAACACCAAATTATTACACGACTACTTGTTGCAAAATAACGCCTTAAAAGCTTCTTTCATCCCGCTTTTGCCTGAAAAGATTTCTAGCGATACAAACGCGCTTTTTAATTTTGCTAACCAGCATTTCAAACAGCCCCATTTAGCCATTTTGGGCATGGGGACTGACGGGCATACGGCTAGCCTTTTTCCTGAAACGAGTGCTTTTTTAAACGAAGAAAAAGAAAATATCGTCTTGACTAAGCCAGCTAACGCTCCTTATGAGCGCCTGAGCATGTCTATTAACGCCTTAGAAAATTGCGAAAAACTTTTCTTAAGCATTAGCGGAGCGCAAAAAAGGGGAGTTTTAGAAAAAGCTTTAAAAGAAAACGCTCCCTATTCTCTGCCGATTGCTCGGATTTTACATTCTAAAAAAGTTACCACGGAGGTGTTTTATGCCAAACACTGA
- a CDS encoding glucokinase has product MPNTETYPRLLADIGGTNARFGLEVAPRQIECIEVLPCEDFESLSDAVRFYLSKCKESLKLHPIYGSFAVATPIMGDFVQMTNNHWTFSIETTRQCLNLKKLLVINDFVAQAYAISAMQENDLAQIGGIKCEINAPKAILGPGTGLGVSTLIQNSDGSLKVLPGEGGHVSFAPFDDLEILVWQYARSKFNHVSAERFLSGSGLVLIYEALSKRKGLEKVAKLSKAELTPQIISERALNGDYPICRLTLDTFCSMLGTLAADVALTLGARGGVYLCGGIIPRFIDYFKTSPFRARFETKGRMGAFLASIPVHVVLKKTPGLDGAGIALENYLLHDKI; this is encoded by the coding sequence ATGCCAAACACTGAAACTTACCCAAGACTATTAGCCGATATTGGTGGCACGAACGCGCGCTTTGGTTTAGAAGTCGCCCCACGACAGATTGAATGCATTGAAGTTTTGCCATGCGAAGATTTTGAAAGCTTGAGCGATGCGGTGCGATTCTACCTTTCTAAATGCAAAGAAAGCCTTAAACTGCACCCTATTTATGGCTCTTTTGCTGTGGCTACACCCATTATGGGGGATTTTGTCCAAATGACTAACAACCACTGGACTTTTTCTATTGAAACGACACGGCAATGTTTGAATTTAAAAAAATTGCTTGTCATCAATGATTTTGTCGCGCAAGCCTATGCCATTAGCGCGATGCAAGAAAACGATCTGGCTCAAATAGGCGGAATTAAGTGCGAAATCAACGCTCCTAAAGCGATTTTAGGGCCAGGAACTGGGCTTGGGGTAAGCACTCTTATCCAAAACAGCGATGGCTCTTTAAAAGTCTTGCCCGGTGAAGGGGGGCATGTGAGCTTTGCCCCTTTTGATGATCTAGAAATTTTAGTGTGGCAATACGCCCGCTCTAAATTCAACCATGTGAGCGCGGAAAGGTTTTTGAGCGGGAGCGGTTTGGTGTTGATTTATGAAGCCCTGTCTAAACGCAAAGGATTAGAAAAAGTGGCGAAGTTAAGCAAGGCTGAATTAACCCCACAAATCATTAGCGAACGCGCTTTGAATGGGGATTACCCTATATGCCGATTGACCTTGGACACTTTTTGCTCCATGCTGGGCACGCTCGCTGCTGATGTGGCTCTCACTTTGGGGGCTAGGGGGGGCGTGTATTTGTGTGGGGGGATTATCCCGCGATTCATTGATTATTTTAAAACTTCGCCCTTTAGAGCGCGTTTTGAAACGAAAGGGCGCATGGGAGCGTTTCTCGCTTCTATCCCTGTACATGTCGTGCTGAAAAAAACTCCAGGACTTGATGGGGCAGGCATTGCGTTAGAGAATTATTTACTGCATGATAAGATATAG